The nucleotide sequence TGCCCAGGGGAAAGTTGGAGTTTGCGGCAAATCAGGTCGATTTTATTGATTTGGGCAGTTTCCAGACTCATTTCAGAATGCTCGAAATGGGCGCAGGAATAAACCATTAATGGATCAAGCCATTGGCGATAGAACGAGTTGCCCAGATCATAGTGGTGTTGAATAGAAGCTTTATCTTGATCGGGGCTATGCATCTCCTGTCTGGTTTCAGCAGACGTTAACTTCGTTGAATCGACGGGTAATGGCGGTAGTCTGTGAGCTTCAACCCAAAGTTTGAGCGATCGCAAGGGCTGCATTTCAACGTGTGGATAGGCTTGCACCAGGGGAATGAGCGCTTCTAAGTCACCCTCAATGTCAAGCAGTTCATGGAGATAGGCATCAACCAGTATCAAGGGATCTTGACTGAGAATCAGCGATCGCAGAACCCCAGGATGATGCACCTGCAAAAACAGTTGAGAACCCGCTTTTTCTTGATCGGTTCCACCGAAAATGCAAAAATCCTGATCCCAAAAGTTAACGTGAAGCTCAAGGGGAAGGTTAGATAAAAGCTCCTGAAGCCAGGCATGAATCCCTGAAGGCAGCCTACACCGGGTAGTAAGTTCTTGCGGATTCGCTTCAGGTCTGGAATAACTGAATGCATTCAATAAGCGATTTGACATCTAAATTACTCCCTTATAACAGGTGGTGACCTTTACAACCAGATCATTGTCATCAAAAAAGTTATCAGGTGAATTTAGAACCAGATTAAAGTTGAACTCAATCAAACTCAGGTATTCATCCGTTCATAAACAGCAGAGGCAGAGGGTGAAAACCGGGTGAGATAGTTGAAGATCCAAAACTTGATGCAGGAATCCATGAACACGGGCACGGTGGCGATGAAACTCTTAATAAACGTATCATTTTCGGGCAGCCCAAAGTGATGAAACACACTTGCCAAAATCACATCCCACCCCTCAACCGAATGGAACCCGACAAACATATCGGTTACCAGAATCAGCAGAAACACTTTCGCTGGATCGCTTACAGCGGTTCTCAGATGAATAAGCCACAGTGATTGAACCAGCCAAGGGCATCGTCAGCAGAAATACACTCGTTGATAATCCTGGTTAAAGCTTGGTCGAGCGCTTCCTGCGTTCGAGCCTTGGCTGAACGCAGGAGCTGCTTGAGTTTTGACCAACATAGTTCAATCGGTGAAAGGTCTGGGGAATAAGGCGGCAGAAACACAACCTTGGCTCCAACCGATTCAATTGCCGCTTGCACGACTGAAGCATGATGCACGGGTAGATTATCCATCAGCACGATCGCCCCTACCCACAATTGCGGAATCAGAATCTCCTGGATGTAGAACAAGAACACGTCAGTATTGACACTGCCAACAATACTCATGCTAGCAATCAACCCATCAATACTCATGCCACCAATCAACGAGATATTCTTGCCCCCATCGCCAGGAGCCTCAGTGTCATACAAGCGTTCACCGATGGGGGCACGACCAGACAAACGAGTCATTGCCAGATGGATGCCCGTTTCATCAATGAAAACCAAGTTGCGCGGGTCGATTGTAAAACTCCACAGGCGATAAGCAAACCGCAAATCCTTCACCCTTTGAGTATCTTGCTGGGAGGCAATCAGTGTTTTTTTTTGACGCTGAGCTTGAGCTTAGACACAGCCTGTTGCATGGTTGATATACTCACCTCCACTCCACTTTGTTGGGCAAAGCGTTCACACAACTCCTTGAGTAGGGCATCCGGTTGAGCCGTGACTAGGGCTTCAACGATGGGCAACTGCTCTTTGCCCAACTTGGCAATGGCTCCTCCTCCGTGCGCTTTAGGCTCCACGGTGCCTGTCTCACAATAGTGTCGCCTTAGATCTCGAATGAACGATAAGCTCACCTTGAAGCGCTCTGCCAGTTGCCGTTGTGATCCTTCTTGAGCTTCATAGGCTGCCATGATTCGTTGCCGTAGATCAACTGACAGAGGGGCGGGCATAAGCAGCTAGCTCCTAGCTTTTGATAGTTGTTTTAGCCTACCAGAATGTGGCTTACTCAATCAATAACGGCTGTAAGTTAAGGAACGACCAGTTTGAGAAATTGCGAATCGTGACTAACTTATCCCGATTAAAGAAAACTAATCCGATAAAAACTATCAGTGCAATAACATCTGCAAACACATTTTTGAGTCCATTCAGGGCATGCTCCCGCGATTCCTGCCAGAGTTCAGTTGCCTTTTCTTCTAACCGTTTGGTAGTTTCTTCCGCAGTCAGTTTTGGCAAATTTCCCAGGAGTTGAGCAATTTCCAGGGATTCTTTGTATTCGGTAAATTCGGTATAAAACTCTTCCCGAATTTCGCGATTGAGTTCAACTTGCTGAGGATGTTGGGTCGTGTTCTAGACTTGTTGTTTTAGGTTAGATAGCAAAACCAAACTCATAACGGTTAATAAATAGCCCAATCACAATGTCATGCATCAGAATGGACTTAGAAAAGCAAATAGTTTTGCGAGCTAATCGCTTCAAGCGCGTGCGTAAAGTCAAATGCTTACGCTCAATCTTCTGCGTGTTCTGTTTGCCAACGGTATGAAGACTTGGGTCAAGCTGCCGCTCATAGGTTCCCCAACCATCTGTGTAAAACTGCATAATTCCAAACGGTTCTAATAACGCTTTGAGTTGGAGGAATGCTTCATCTTGATGCGTCGCCAACACATAAGCTAATATTTTTCCACTGTGATGGTCAATTGCATGCCATAACCAACGTTGCTGGGCTTTAGACTGGACAAAACTCCACATTTCATCGGCTTCTGCCTCTGTATCTTCCCCCTGGCAAAGCTTTACGATGCTTTGAGCGGGTTCCAACTCAGCCAGTTTGAGTTCATTCACGGCTTTGAGTTGACGATCTTTTTTTTTAATTCCTCAATCACCGTCGTTGGACTAATGTGAAGGACACGGGCAGTGTCTCGAATCCCACTCCCATTCATTGCCATATCGCTGATTTGTTGCTTGACTTCAGGCAGATACCCTTGATAGGTGTATTGCAAAATAAAGGTGCGCCGATGGCATCCTGAGTTTTGACAAAAGTAGCGCTGTTTGCCGTCTGGTGTTGTGCCGTGTTTGATCACCTCAATCCCATCACACACAGGGCAGTGAATTGGTTCTAATACCATAACTTGAGTTCCCGCAACTACTGACTTCTCCATCTAACCAGTTCTTCGTAAGGAAAACAACAAACCTAGAACATTACCAGGATGTTGATTGCCATAGTTATCCAGTAGAGGTTCAAAAATCAGATTTTTGGCAACAACCTGAATTGCAATGGGAATCAGGATTAAGATCAGTAGCCATCGAACAGCGAGTTTATTTTGTTTGCGCCTCAATCGCAACTCATGAATCACTTGCTGCTCATACTCTGGAGTGAGTTCTTTTCCGACCTGGGTGAACCCTTTCACTAGGGCACTGGCCGTATTCGATCGATTAGCACTGGAGCGGCCTTGAACTGCATCCAGCACGACTGGATCGGTCGTTACGTCAGATCCTGAACCATTTCTTTGATTGCCTGCATCCATATTGAGATGCTGTAAGGCATGGCTAATCGACAACTCCGAACCTAGATCCTCTGCTGTCAAATCAGGTTCATCTGGATTGCGATCGCGATATTTGCCCACCACTGACTCAATAAATTGGAGCTTCTCCAGGATTTCCGTTTTCAGTGGAGATGGAAGTTCGTGAGTTTGTGCTGAAGGTCCATCGTCATCAGAAAAACGGATGTCTGAAATTTTGCCCGACTGCTGGTGGTTAAACAGAAAGGCACCTACCCTGAACTGTGCCAGGTTAATGCGAACTCTGGTTAGCTGGCGATCGCGTAAGCTTTTTACATAGTCCACCACTATTTTACTTTGTTGGGGGGTATAAGCAATCTTTCCGCCAGCAAAGTAGTGTTCCTCCAATGCCCTGATCTCCTGTGCAGCTTGATACGCCTCTTTGAGCGTATCAAGCTGCCGTTGGTTCAACCATCGATTGAAATTCAACTTATTCACGTCAATTATACTTTGCCGGGGTATAGATTTTACCCTCTAGATAAAGTAGAAATGAGGTAGACCGTTGAGTGTTGAGCACGGTGCCTCCCAATGATCCAACTGAGCTTTAGTGCCGAAGAGATTGAGCAACTACATTACGAACGCTTTCACCATCCACATCCGCGTGTGCAACAAAAAATGGAAGCGTTGTATCTCAAAAGTCAAGGATACTCGCATCAGGAAATTACCCGGTTGCTTCGGGTGACAAAACCAACGTTGTTGAGCTATCTGCGAGATTATGAAACTGGGGGGATCGGCAATCTCAAAGAATTGACCTTTTATCGACCCCAGAGTGAACTGAAACAACATCAACAGACTTTGGAAGCATACTTCCGGGCAAATCCTCCAAAGACCCTAGCGCAGGCTTGCGCCAAGATCGAAGAACTGACTGGTATTGTCCGTAGTCGGGAGCAAGTGAGGGTGTTTCTCAAATCGATGGGGATGCGTTGTCGGCGAGTGGGGATGTTGCCCGCCAAAGCTGATGTAGAAGCGCAGGAGGAGTTCGTCAAAAAAAACTAGACCCACGACTGCAAGAGGCAAAAGCAGGTCAGAGAGCCGTCTTCTTTGTCGATGCTGCCCATTTTGTTCTGGGGGCCTACTTAGGGTTTTTGTGGTGCTTTGAACGCTTGTTTATCAAGTCGGGGGCAGGAAGGCAACGGTTCAATGTCTTAGGGGCCCTCAACGCCGTGACTCATGCGTTAATCACCGTCACCAATGAGACTTATATCAACGCTCAAAGTGTCTGTGAATTACTGCACAAACTGGCAGCTCTGGGATTAGACATTCCGATTACGCTTGTGTTGGATAACGCTCGGTATCAGAAGTGTGCGATTGTGATGGAGTTGGCTCAATCATTGAACATTGAGTTGTTGTATCTAACGGTCTATTCTCCCAATCTCAACTTGATTGAGCGCTTGTGGAAGTTTGTCAAGAAGCAATGCTTATATTCGATTTATTATGCTGACTTCTCTGCATTTAAGGAGGCGATTACTGCTTGTCTCAACCAGTGTCATACGACGTATAAACCTGAGTTAGATTCACTGTTAACCTTGCGTTTTCAGTCCTTTAAACAAGTAAAAACTATACCCTGACAAGGTATAACATATCAGTTGCAAGACTTTGATGAGTTGATCAGCAAGGGAAGCACGTAATGATGTGTTCCAGCTACAACAGTTGAAGCACTGGAACATAACCCAATCAGTGATCACTGGATGAAGCCTGAGAGCTGAATTAAGCTTAAATGCTTGAACTTCCATGAAATCTGGTCTCCCGTAGCTGGCAGTTAATACTCCACAGATGCTTTCTGACAAAGCATCAATTGAAACATGAAGTAGAAACTATTAGCCTTGGGGGCGGTTTTCTGACTGTGTCATCTCTGACTATGCCAGAAGGTGAGCTTCATCACCACACTTTGCAATATAGCAAGTCAATTTAAATTTTACAAGCAAAGCCTGCCAGTAAACCTCTGAAACTCTGTGAGAACCCAAACATTCCCCTTAGATGCCTCATCCGTAATCAAGCCAGATACAAATCATCTACAAAGCCTTGCCGGAAATGTAACCGGGCAAATGGCTTGCTGCAGGCAATCGACACAACTGCAATGCCGCGTTAACTGCCTGTTGAAAGCCTGCCTCGGTGTTCTCAAACGAAAGGTGCTGACGAAAATAATTGCCCCACAAGAACTCCTGGAAAGGGACATCGGATCTGGCATAGCCGCCTGCCTGTAAAACGCCCCAGGCTAAACTGCGGTAAGGGTCATCCTGCAACTGGTCTAAACTGGCTGGAATGGCTTCAAGATCAATTTGTTGCCCTTCTTTGTCGTAGGGATACACCCAGGCTTTCTCCTGCATCAATTGCCAGAACTCAGCCCTAGACCAATCTTTGCAGTTTTCCCATACTTTGACATAGACGGTTTCTCGTAAACCCGTCATCTGGATGGCACGGGCACGATGATGGTGATCCACTACATAGGGCAGGCGATCGGGCGCAATCACAATCGGTAGAAAATGCTCCAACAGGTAAGCATCTAACTCATCGGGCGTCATTGCCTGAAACTGTTGAATTCGGTAGTCTACTTCTCGATAGCCCAATGCCACTTGAGCCGGATGCAGCAAGTCAACCGCCGCAAGACTGAGCGTACCTGAAGACAGGTTTGGATTGTAGTCTGGTAGAGTTGGCATTTTATTTAATCCTATTCAATGGGTGCATGGTGAACAACATTGACGGTATCGCGTACCACAATTCCCCCGGCTACCATCTCCTGGACAAGCGGTAAAAATTGTTCAATCTTGTCAGTTCGATCAATCAGAGTAACGACCATTGGTAAATCAGAGGAAAGCTCAATAATCCCCAAAAACTTAATGCGCTCCTGGTTATGTTTGCCATACCCGGTCATACCGCGCACAACGGTGGCTCCTACTAATCCGTGGCGGCGAGCTTCTTCCACCAGTGCCAGGTGGACAGGTTTGCCCTGCCACTGATCCGATTCGCCGACATAAATCGTTAATCGCTCAAAGTCTGTCATGGGATTTTCCTGATCTCGTAATGGTGTCAATTGCTGCGTGGATTGGGCTAGATTATCCTCACTAAGGTGCCGATAGTTCTGACAATGTAGTATGGGCTTTCAGTATTTTTAATGCTCGGTAGGTACTTTCAATATCCGGTAAGGCTAAGGGCATCCGGGCAAATCCTCCCCGATCCATCTGACACATAGACCCGATCGCGATCGGGAATGGCAGCTTCCAACAGTTGAAAGGATGCTACTGCAAAAAACGTATCTCTAGAGTTAGGCTCTTCCAAATATTCCATTTTGTAAGCACAGAACCCCCCATTTTGGCGTTGCTTACTCATCAGATATTTCAAAGCTTTAGCTAAATGATCTGGGATGAGTGGAATTGCCATTGTAATATCTCCAGATGAATCACGTTGCTGTCATCATTTCAAGATTTCTTACCCGCAATAGTGAACCACATTGACGGCATCGCGTACCACAATTCCTCCTTCTACCATCTCTTGAACGAACGGTAAAAATTGCTCAATCTTGTCAGTTCGATCAATCAGAGTAACGACCATTGGTAAATCAGAGGAAAGCTCAATAATCCCCAGCAACATAATGCGCTCATGGTTATGTTTGCCATATCCAGTTACACCCCGCACAGCGGTAGCTCCCACTAATCTGTGGCGGTGAGCTTCTTCCAACAGTGCCAGATGGACAGGCTTGCCGTGCCATTGGTCCGATTCACCGACATAAATGGTTAATCGCTCAAAGTCGGTCATCGGATTCTCCCGATCGCTTATCGGTATAAACTGCTGCG is from Leptothermofonsia sichuanensis E412 and encodes:
- a CDS encoding IS630 family transposase; its protein translation is MRFAYRLWSFTIDPRNLVFIDETGIHLAMTRLSGRAPIGERLYDTEAPGDGGKNISLIGGMSIDGLIASMSIVGSVNTDVFLFYIQEILIPQLWVGAIVLMDNLPVHHASVVQAAIESVGAKVVFLPPYSPDLSPIELCWSKLKQLLRSAKARTQEALDQALTRIINECISADDALGWFNHCGLFI
- a CDS encoding helix-turn-helix domain-containing protein is translated as MPAPLSVDLRQRIMAAYEAQEGSQRQLAERFKVSLSFIRDLRRHYCETGTVEPKAHGGGAIAKLGKEQLPIVEALVTAQPDALLKELCERFAQQSGVEVSISTMQQAVSKLKLSVKKKH
- a CDS encoding IS1 family transposase (programmed frameshift), with amino-acid sequence MVLEPIHCPVCDGIEVIKHGTTPDGKQRYFCQNSGCHRRTFILQYTYQGYLPEVKQQISDMAMNGSGIRDTARVLHISPTTVIEELKKDRQLKAVNELKLAELEPAQSIVKLCQGEDTEAEADEMWSFVQSKAQQRWLWHAIDHHSGKILAYVLATHQDEAFLQLKALLEPFGIMQFYTDGWGTYERQLDPSLHTVGKQNTQKIERKHLTLRTRLKRLARKTICFSKSILMHDIVIGLFINRYEFGFAI
- a CDS encoding ParB-like protein codes for the protein MPTLPDYNPNLSSGTLSLAAVDLLHPAQVALGYREVDYRIQQFQAMTPDELDAYLLEHFLPIVIAPDRLPYVVDHHHRARAIQMTGLRETVYVKVWENCKDWSRAEFWQLMQEKAWVYPYDKEGQQIDLEAIPASLDQLQDDPYRSLAWGVLQAGGYARSDVPFQEFLWGNYFRQHLSFENTEAGFQQAVNAALQLCRLPAASHLPGYISGKAL
- a CDS encoding DUF190 domain-containing protein translates to MTDFERLTIYVGESDQWQGKPVHLALVEEARRHGLVGATVVRGMTGYGKHNQERIKFLGIIELSSDLPMVVTLIDRTDKIEQFLPLVQEMVAGGIVVRDTVNVVHHAPIE
- a CDS encoding prenyltransferase/squalene oxidase repeat-containing protein, encoding MAIPLIPDHLAKALKYLMSKQRQNGGFCAYKMEYLEEPNSRDTFFAVASFQLLEAAIPDRDRVYVSDGSGRICPDALSLTGY